The Fervidibacillus albus genome contains a region encoding:
- a CDS encoding DUF817 domain-containing protein, translating into MRSIQQLVRFGWEQALSCLFPVVIFASLALTKIFPLPFLSRYDWLFIIFLIAQWWMVKSGLETRDELKVITLFHLIGLALEIFKVHMGSWSYSEKGFFKILGVPLYSGFMYASVASYIIQAWRRLKIELVNWPSFSFVVPFATAIYLNFFTHHFWMDVRWWLTALVIIVFWRSCVTYEVNGVRYRMPITLSFFLIGFFIWIAENIATFFEAWKYPNQTEAWSPVHFGKISSWLLLVIVSFLIVATLKRVKATYTDGRSQFQRPFTKTDL; encoded by the coding sequence ATGCGCTCGATTCAACAACTCGTTCGTTTTGGTTGGGAACAGGCTTTATCCTGTTTGTTTCCGGTTGTTATTTTTGCCTCTTTAGCATTGACAAAAATCTTCCCACTTCCATTCCTGTCCCGATACGACTGGCTATTCATCATTTTTCTTATCGCACAATGGTGGATGGTAAAATCTGGACTGGAGACGCGCGATGAATTAAAGGTCATTACATTGTTCCACCTCATTGGACTTGCCCTCGAAATTTTTAAAGTACATATGGGTTCTTGGTCGTATTCGGAAAAAGGTTTTTTTAAAATTCTAGGAGTACCTTTGTATAGCGGATTTATGTATGCAAGTGTCGCGAGTTATATTATTCAAGCGTGGCGAAGACTAAAAATTGAACTTGTGAATTGGCCGTCTTTTTCGTTCGTTGTTCCCTTTGCAACTGCCATTTATTTAAATTTTTTTACACACCATTTTTGGATGGATGTTCGTTGGTGGTTAACCGCACTTGTTATCATCGTCTTTTGGAGATCTTGCGTTACTTACGAAGTGAATGGAGTCCGTTATCGTATGCCGATTACATTATCCTTTTTTCTCATTGGATTTTTTATTTGGATTGCCGAAAATATCGCTACCTTTTTTGAAGCATGGAAGTACCCGAATCAAACGGAAGCGTGGAGTCCTGTCCACTTCGGAAAGATTAGCTCTTGGCTTTTGTTAGTCATCGTTAGCTTTTTAATCGTAGCGACGTTAAAAAGGGTGAAGGCAACGTATACAGATGGAAGGAGTCAATTTCAACGGCCATTTACGAAAACCGATCTTTAA
- a CDS encoding ribonucleotide-diphosphate reductase subunit beta: protein MQQLLYKVKTLEPRNPNRATNLFGGKASGILNWNDIKYPHWYKMYKRLLGNYWQADEVNMSSDVKQFPTLSKRDKDTFLKIISLLATLDSSQTRTILLTSLYATDPSVQAILAVIAQQEAVHNESYSSILSSVVPLNMQNEAFEIGRKDPILLKRNHKLMEIYNQVVDHPTVDHIVRTLVYSTLLEGLFFYSGFAFFYHLARHNKMVGTSTMISYINRDELEHGRFISELIRATLAERSELNTPEFVNWIYSSYEEAVELEIEWSNYVLDHVAGIDLDEMEGFIKYRANKMLRMMGLNEIYPAYTENPMKWIRAYVDNFNDTKTDFFEQKSRTYTKVSNLNGFDEL, encoded by the coding sequence ATGCAGCAATTATTATATAAAGTCAAAACATTGGAGCCTAGAAATCCGAATCGTGCCACTAATTTGTTTGGAGGGAAGGCTAGTGGTATATTAAATTGGAATGACATCAAATACCCTCATTGGTATAAAATGTATAAACGATTGTTAGGAAACTATTGGCAAGCTGATGAAGTGAATATGTCCAGTGACGTGAAGCAATTTCCGACATTATCGAAAAGGGACAAGGATACTTTTTTGAAAATCATCAGTTTATTAGCTACCTTAGATTCTTCACAAACGAGAACGATCTTACTTACTTCTTTATACGCTACGGATCCATCGGTACAAGCAATTTTAGCGGTGATTGCACAACAGGAGGCGGTTCATAATGAAAGCTATTCGTCAATTTTATCTTCCGTTGTGCCATTAAATATGCAAAATGAGGCCTTTGAGATTGGTCGAAAGGATCCAATCCTTTTGAAACGAAATCACAAACTTATGGAAATTTATAATCAAGTGGTTGATCATCCAACAGTAGATCACATCGTTCGAACGTTAGTGTATTCGACTCTTTTGGAAGGATTATTTTTCTATTCCGGATTTGCCTTTTTTTATCATTTGGCCCGCCATAATAAAATGGTCGGTACATCCACGATGATTAGTTATATCAATCGTGATGAATTGGAGCATGGGCGGTTTATTTCTGAATTGATACGTGCCACATTAGCGGAAAGGTCTGAACTGAATACACCTGAATTTGTGAATTGGATTTATTCAAGTTATGAGGAAGCAGTCGAGTTAGAAATTGAGTGGTCGAATTATGTGTTAGATCATGTAGCTGGAATTGATTTAGATGAAATGGAAGGATTTATTAAGTATCGAGCCAATAAGATGTTACGAATGATGGGGTTAAACGAAATTTATCCAGCTTATACAGAAAATCCAATGAAATGGATACGTGCATACGTTGATAATTTCAATGATACAAAAACGGATTTTTTCGAACAAAAGTCTCGGACGTATACGAAGGTAAGCAATTTGAATGGATTCGATGAGTTATAA
- a CDS encoding flavodoxin encodes MVSKLKALIVYLSYSGNTKEVAEIIEATLTELDVTVDTYEIGCTLASPIQPDRYDVIFLGTFTWAKGAVPEEMKDFVFQIGYKPKNIVIFGTGDTQFGGDELFCLAADKLAKFYRSRWRVLKIEQSPRGSQANKVKKWTEEVVKDAAIII; translated from the coding sequence GTGGTGTCAAAGTTGAAAGCATTAATCGTCTATTTATCGTACAGTGGGAACACAAAGGAGGTCGCCGAAATAATCGAAGCGACGTTAACAGAACTTGACGTTACGGTCGATACGTACGAAATTGGATGTACGTTAGCATCTCCCATACAACCGGATCGATATGATGTGATTTTCCTCGGAACGTTTACGTGGGCAAAAGGAGCGGTACCCGAGGAAATGAAAGATTTTGTCTTCCAGATTGGTTATAAACCTAAAAATATTGTTATATTCGGTACAGGGGATACCCAATTCGGCGGAGATGAACTATTTTGTTTGGCAGCAGATAAATTGGCAAAGTTTTACCGAAGTCGATGGAGAGTGTTAAAAATAGAACAGTCGCCTCGGGGAAGTCAAGCGAATAAAGTGAAAAAATGGACGGAAGAGGTGGTAAAAGATGCAGCAATTATTATATAA